The nucleotide sequence CAATCACATCCGCTTGATTCACACCGAACCCGACGGCAAACAGACCACGCGCGAGATCAACTTGTACGACGCGCTAAAAAACGGCGACATCTCGGCCGATCCGAAGCTGCAAAAGGGCGATCAAGTCTACGTTCCCGAGGCATACCAGCACCGCACCGACTTCGGCACGGGGCTGCTCTACCTGCTCACCCGGATCATTCCATAAGGAAAGCGAGAGAACAGTTTCGTGATTCAGATTCCAACCGCGGGCGGCGGCATGACGCCCTACGCGGCCACGACTCAACCGGAACAGCAAAGCGACTTGGGCGGAATGGGCAGAGTATTTTTGCGCCGCATTCGTCCGATGCTGGCGATCTTTGCCGGCTTCGTCGCACTCGTCCTCATCTTGACGCTCGTGCTCCCCAAGACGTATACGACGACCGTGAAGCTCATCGCCGGGAATCCGGGGACGACGGGTTTTGCGGGGTCCGGAAATAGTTCGTCCGATACGGAAGTGCCGGTCCTCAACGCGCTGCTCATCGCAACGGGAATGCAGAGCACCGAAACCTACGTCGAGCTGTTCCAAGAGATCCCGGTCGCACAGCAAGTCATCGCCGAGCTCGGATTGAAAACGTCGCCGCGCGACCTGCTCAACAAAGTCGACGTCAAGCCGGTCGTCAACACGGCTATCATCGGACTTTCCGTAACGTGGCGCGATGCAAATACCTCGGCGCAAATCGCTAATGCCTTCGGAAACGTCGTCGTCGATCGCCAGCGCCAACTGGTCGCGGCCCAAGCCGACAACGCGATAACGTTTCTCAATCAGCAGCTTCCGCAAGCGCAAAAGGCAATGAACGACGCGCAAACGGCGCTGGCCTCGTTTGAGGCGCAGCATCATATCGCCGACATCAGCACGCAGACCCAAACGCTGATTGCGTCGCTGGCGGCCCTCGACGCGAAGGTCGGCCAGACGCAGGCCGATCGTCAGCAAGCGCAAGCCGAGCTCAGCAGCGCGCAAGCGCAGCTCAAGAGCACGCCGGCGACGGTTACCGGCGGAGAAACGGTGGCCCAAAATCCGGTGCTCGGGCAGTTGCAATCGCAGTTGTCACAAACCGACGTGCAACTGCAGACCGCCCTTCAGCAATATACCGAAAAGCATCCAACCGTCATCGCGTTGCGCAACCAGGAAGCGCAGATCAAGCGGGAGATCGCCCAACAGCAAGCGACCATCGTTGCGAACACGAATACGGTTCCCAACCCCGTCTATCAGCAGATCCAGCAGCAGGCCGAACAATACGCCACGCAAATCGCTTCCGACAACGCTCAGTTGGGCGCGTTGAAGATGCAGCAGCAGCAGATGAACCCGCAGCTGGCAAATCTTCCGGCGCAAACGGCGACGCTGGCGAACCTGCAACGCCAAGCCAAGTCGGCAGAGGACGTCTACACGGCGCTGGAAGGAAAGTTCAACAACGCCCAAATCGCCCGCGATACCGCCTTGAGCGACGTGACGATCACTCAGCCGGCCGATCCGCGCTTTGCCGACGTCAAGCCGCACCTGATCGTGAACCTCCTGCTGGGCGTCGGACTCGGCGCGATCCTTGCGATCTTGGGTGCCTTCGTCATCGACTATCTCGATAACACGATCAAAGACGACCGCGACGTGGAGGAGGAGCTCGCGCTGCCGTCGCTGGCGGCGATCCCGCTGGTGAAGATGCGTAACGGAACTCCCGAGCTTCCGTGGGTGCGCACGATGTCGATCGAAGCATTCCTGCAGCTCGTGACGTCGATGAAGTACGCGACCGACCGGCCGCTCTCGACCGTCGTGGTCACGAGTCCGACGCAAGGCGACGGCAAATCGACGGTCGCGCTGAACGTCGCGATCGCGATGGGCGAGCTGGAGCCGCGCGTCCTGCTCGTCGACGCAGATTTGCGGCGCGCGTCGCTACACCACAAGCTCCGTATGAAGAACGAGCGTGGCCTTTCCGATATTTTGGTCGGACGGTCGCAGCTCGAAGACGTCGTGCAGGGCACGCGCTATCCCGGCCTAGACTTACTCACTTCGGGAACGCCCACGCCCAATCCGATCAAACTCCTCGAGTCGGGTCGTATGGACGAGTTCTTGCGCGAAGCGCAGGAACGTTACCGCTGCGTCGTCATCGACGGTACCGCGCTGTCGGTAAACGTCGACTCCGCGGTCGTGGCGCGCAAAGCCGACGGCACCGTGATCGTGTTGTCGGCGAATCAGACCGATCTCCGTGCCGCCAAACAGGCGTTGCGCCGCATGCAGCAAGTCGGCGTGCGCAACATCCTGGGCTACGTACTCAACCGCGTCGTTCCTCGTAAGGAGGACTACGAAGCGTACGAACTGCGGGCCGGCACCGAGCTCGAGCCGACCGAAGAAACAATGATCACTGCGTAGGCTAGATGACAACAACGAAGTCGACGAACTTGAGAGAAACGCGACCGGCCGCCTTCGCGCGGAGCCTATCGGTCCACCTCATCGAAGCGCAGGCGCTGTTCGTGCCTACGCTCGAAGAGGTATTTACCGACATCGGCTTGGCGCTGTTGGCGGTCTCGAGCGACGTCGATCTGCACTGCTTGCTCGAGGCACAGCCGGACGTCGTCTTCGTCGATGCCGACTACGTCAGCGAAGAGCCGCTGCGGCTCGTGAACCTGTTGCGCACGCTGGTGCCAAACGGCATCATCTGCGTCTACACCAGCGAGCGCAGCACGCAATGGGCGAAGGCTTGCCACCTCGCCGGCGCAACGGCCGTATTCAGCAAAAACGCTCGCCGCAACGAGATCATCGACGGCATGCGCGAGGCGCTGCGCCGCCGGACGTTTACCGACGTCCGCCTCCGCGAGTCGTAGGCGCGGTCATATTGGGCGTTTAGCCCTATAAGTCGTCGGCGCAATGCCCCTACGTCACTGCCGAAACCGGCAGTAGTCTGGAGGCAAGCTGCGGCTCGGGGGTCTCTATGAGAAAATCGCATTTCCCGTTTGGCCGGATTTCGCTGGCGTTCGCGTTCGCGCTGGCATCGTGCAATGGTACCGGTACGAGCGTGCCGGCGACCCCGGGCGGCTCGACTTCGGGTGGGTCGCTCGAATTTGCGCCCGCGATCGGCCCGCTGGCCCCGATCGATACGTCCCCGGGCAAGGTCGACGGAGTCCCCGACAAGTTCACCCCGCCCGAGGGCGACACGGCTACCGGCGGACACGGATCCCCGATCGATAAGATTCCATGCTTGCCCGCGATGGGCAACGGCTACCACGTCCACGTATTCGTGGGGATCGTCAACCACGGTCAGCTCGTCGCCCTTCCGACGGCGATCGGCATGGTGCATCCCGGCGCACCGGTCAACGGCTATGTCAACACGGCACAGTGCTTCTACGAGATTCACACGCACGACTCGTCGGGCATCGTTCATCTTGAAGTGGCGCAGCCGCACCCGCTGACGAGCGTCGTCTTCAAGTTAAAAAACGTCCTAGACGTGTGGGGCGTGCCTCACGATAAGCGGAGCTTCGGTCCGTTCAAAGGCAAGATTCGCGTGTACGTCGGCATGCCCGCGGCATTGGGGCAGACAAACGTGACTCAGTATCATCCGTTTGCCGGAGAGCAGTGGACGAACATGGGCTTGCGCTCGCACGAAGTGATTTGGGTCGAGATAGGAAAGCCGTACTACAACGCGCACCAGTTACCGCCCGTTACGTTCTACATGGAGTACTAGGCAGACGCCCTAGGTACAAAGATCTCGAGTGCAAGAAGCGGCTCGAGTACTGGGAGGGGCTCAGCGGCCTGGCGACGTTCGCGTCTTCAGGTCGCCGCCTTTTTATGGGGGGTCGGCGGCTTTGAGCACGCAGCTCGTCATGACGGCGTCGGTCATGCCGTGGATCAAGCGCTTATCTGCCGGAGCAATTGTAGCGAGGATGCCGCCAAGGGTGACCGTCTCTTCGCCGGTAACGAAGAAGTATGGACAGAGCCGGACGCGGCCGTCGAAGGTACGGATTTCGTCGCTGGCACGATCCAGGTATTGCTGGCGAACGCGCTTACCTTTATGGAAGCGCTGAAGAATATACGGCGTCTTGTCGAACGACGACAATGCAGTGTCGATCGTCGCCGCCCATTCTTCTTTGGTGAGATCGTTGGCGATCTTCACGCCGCGCGAACCCCACGCGAGCTCCGAGAAGCCCGACGGCTTCACGACGTAATCGCGCTCGCTCTTGCCGAGATCGACGAGCTTACGGAAATCGGAGATCTGCTCGCCGCCGGCTTCGAGGCCGGCGATGACCGCTTGCGGCGGCAGCGGCCGCGGATCCATGACCCAGGTGCGCGGGAAGACGGCCTTTAGCCGCTCGAAGCGGTCCCTGCCCAACTCGCCTTGCCAGAGTTTTACGAGCGCGTGGTGATGGAAGAGCGCAAACGATAACTTCTCTTCCAAGTTCGCTTTGGGAGTCGGCACGATTCGCACGCGATTATGGCGCGCGGCGTAGAGCATCAACTCTTGCTTGGGGACGTTGAGGAGATCGAAGAGCTCGAAGTTGCGGTAAAGCGCGTCGAGCTTTTCTTCCCGCCCGTCCTCGTGCCGGATGAACAAACCGTCTTCGGTGAAGAAGATCTCTTGCGGCGTGCGCAGCCACGCGTCGGCCAGTCCCAAGCGGCGCAGCGCGCCGGCGAGCCAGTCCATCTCCGGACGATAGTCGCGCGACTCTTCCGAGACGACGATGGCGACGGTCGGCTTTTGTATGCCGGTTACGTAACGCATCGTCTCGGCAAAGCCGTTGGGGATGCCGTCGAGGCCGCCGATGCTTTCAATTCCGAGTTGACAGTACGCTTCGGCCGTTGCGCCGACGAAACCCATACCGCCGGGAACGCTATCGAGTTCGGTAGCCGCGAAACCATTTTCCGTAAGAATCAAGTCGGGTCGAATGACGCCCGGTACGTCGCTTTTGAATCGGTTCTGCCGCGCGAGCTTAACGATCTGTTCGGGCTTACCGCGATCGAGATATTCGGCAATGAAGGCGGGTGCGGTGCCACGTGCGCTGCGGTTGTACAAGCCGTTGAGAGCGCGGTAGAAGGCGAGGAGATCGGTTCCCAGCAGCTCGATGCCGGCGACTTGCTTAGCGGATAATGCAAACGGCTCGGGGCTGACGCGCCACGCGATACGTTCGGTTTCGTCTTCGACCCGGAAGAGACCGGGCGGTATCGCTTCGTACAGGTGGTGCGCTTGTTCCCGAGCCGTCAGGTTCGGATTCGTGGCCGTACAAGGCATAATGAAAAAGCTGGCTCCTCTATCGACAGCCGTCTGGGATCTTCGAACTACTGAACGCGATGTACCGTCGGTGCCGCATACGAGTCTTAAGAATACCCTATTCGCCTACCGGGTTGCGCCAACCGCTCCCTCGGGCTACTTGATGGTGATGGCTCCGGGGGTGAGCAGCGCGCCTTCGACGTGGATGAGGCCGCTCGAATAGGCCAAGGTCAGGTGCAGCGTTCCGCTGAGACCGAGGCGGGTGAGGTCGAGGCTTTCGATGACCCGCGACACGCCCTCACCGGCCACGAAATGGAGTTGCCGGCTGAGGCTAAACGAGTGGCCCGGCGCGCCATACGAGGCGGCGGTCGGCACGATGATCTCGTCGCCGCCGGCCGATCGCGCGGCTCCGTCGATGCAGTAGCCGATGGTCACCGGCGTCCCACGGACGTTGAGCGTCTCCTGCGTGCATGCCGGCGCGGAAACAGCGACGGCCGGGCGCAGTGCCGCTACGAGAGACAACCCAAGGAAGAAGCGCCAAACAATCACGTTCGAAGAACGATTCGTGTGCCTGAAAGGTCGCACCTCGCGCGTGATATGATTTAGAGAGTGCTACCAACGATAGATCTCATCGCACTCGACCTCGACGGCACGCTTCTCGACCTCAACGACGGCATCTCTCCGGCCAATCGCCAGGCCATTGCAGCGGCGCTCGCAGCCGGCGTTCGCGTCGTCCTCGTTACCGGGCGCGGCACCGACAAACCCGAGCGCATCGTGCGCGAACTCAACCTCAACCTTCCGGCGATCTGCGCGCACGGCGCGCTCACCAAAGATTTTCTCTCGGGGCGCACCCTCGGGCACATTCCGGTGCCGCTGGTTCACGCGGTTCCGATGATTCATTACGCCGAAGCCAACGGGCTCAACGTTGCGGTGTACATCGAAGAGAAGTTTCATCGGCTGCGCGGCACGCATCTCTACATGGAAGACATGCTCGGACCGCACTGGCGGGAAGTGCATTCGCTGATCGACGTGCTGACCGAAGCGCCGACGTTCCTGCGGTTTCTCGGCCGCGAATCGGTCGACGCGATGCGCGAAGCGTTTTCCGGCGTACCGCTGCATTTCAAGTACGAAGTCTTCGGCGAATGGGAAGAGTGCGCCGTAACCAGCCTCGAGGCGACGAAGAAACACGCGCTCGAGCGGCTCTGCGCCGATTTGCGGATTCCGGCCCAGTCGGTGCTCGCCGTCGGCGATTCGGCTAACGACGTACCGATGCTGCGTTGGGCCGGCATCGGCGTCGCAATGGGCAACGCAACGCCGGACGTTCGGCAAACCGTTGGGCGCGTGACGGACGCGTGCGAGGAAGACGGCGTCGCGCGCGCGATCGAGCGCTACGTGCTCGACCCGATGCAGCGTTCCGAGAAGAGCGCGTGACGGTCCGCACGCGCGTGCGCGTGCTCGCATTCGCGCGCGTCGCCGAGTTGCTCGGAGCGCGTGAAGAAGCCCTCGAATTCGGCGGCAACGCGTGCGTTGCCGACGCGTGGGCGATGCTGACCCAGCGCGTCCCGGAGCTGAGCGTCCTGGAAGCGTCGACGCGCGCGGCACGGAACGGGCGGATCGCCGCCTTCGACGAACCGCTCGCCGACGGCGACGAGCTTGCGTTTCTCCCGCCGGTCGGCGGAGGCTAACGTTGCTGCGCATCGTCGGGGAGCCGATCGACCAGCGCGCGGTGGAAGCGCGCGTGCGTTCGGAGAAGTCCGGCGGCGTCGTGACGTTTTTGGGAATCGTGCGCGATCGCGCCGACGACGGCCGTCCGGTCAACGGGCTGCGCTACGAAGCTTTCGATGCAATGGCGTCGTCGGAGTTCGAAACGATCGTCGCTGAGGCGCGCGAGCGGTTCGGCGACGTCCGCGTCGCGGCCGAGCATCGCGTGGGCGACCTGCGGGTTGGCGAGATCGCCGTTGCGGTCTGCGTAGCGGCGGAACATCGCGGCGAGGCGTTTGCCGCATGCCGTTACGCCATCGACGAGCTCAAGCGCCGCGCACCCATTTGGAAGAAGGAGCTCTATGCCGACGGCGGAGGCGAATGGAAAGCCAACGCCTGTAACCAGACGTGAGTTCGCTCGAGCTCTTTACGGTTGCCGCCGCGAACAACCGCGTGGCCGTGCTGTATTACGAGCCGCGGCGGGCGCGCGGCGTGACCTTGGTCGTTGGGCACGGCTACTCGTCGAGCAAACACAATCTCGACTTTCTGTGTGCGTTTCTTGCCAGCCACGGTTTCGCAATCTATAGTCTGGACTTTCCGGGACACAAGCTGGGCTCCAGCGGCGGAACGCTGCGCGACGTCGACGACTGCATCGATGCGATGGCGTCGACGGTGCGCTTCGCGCGCGAACGCGGTGACGCGTCAACGTATACGATGGGTCATAGCATGGGCGGGATGACGGCGATCTTCACCGCCGCGCTCGATGCGGAGATCCTGGGAACGATCGCGATCACGACGGGGTATGGACGGCCGACGTCGTTGGCGGCCTTGCAGAAGGCCGGCGCGACCGACTTTCGATCGTCGTACGTCGTTGGCGCGACCTTGCCCGAGCTGGTAGCCGGCGTCGACGAGCGTTACGCGGCGCTGCTGCCGCGCCTGGCGGGGCGTTCGGCGCTGTATATAGCGGCGAACGCCGACGGTATGGTGAATCCTCGCAGCGTGAAAGAACTCTACGAGCGCGCGCCGGAGCCGAAGTGGTTCGAGACGATCGAAAGCGACCACACGTATGCCGGCGAGCGCGCGCGCAGTACGGTGCTGCAGTGGCTCAACGACCGGCACCCGCGGGCGTAACGCTAGCGCGGCGCGAGCTGCGACGCTACAGCCGCCACTTGCTCATTCCCGAAGTCGGACTTGCCGGTCAAGAACGTCTGGCCTCGTCGCGCGCGCTCGTTATCGGCGCGGGCGGTTTGGGCTCGCCCGCGCTGCAGTACCTTGCGGCAGCCGGCGTCGGGCGCATCGGTATCGTGGACGACGACGTCGTCGACGAAACGAACTTGCAGCGTCAGACGATTTTCGCCACCAGCGACGTCGGGCAACCCAAGGCCGCGATCGCCGCGCAACGGATGCACGCGCTCAATCCCACGATCGGCGTCGACGCCCTGCCGATTCGCTTCGACGCGAACAACGCTCGCGAACTGGTGCGGCTCTACGACGTGGTTTTGGATTGCACCGATCGGTTCTCGACGCGGTATCTCGTCAACGACGCTTGCGTGCTCGAAGGTAAACCCGATGCTTACGGCTCGATCTTTCGCTTCGACGGACAAGTCAGCGTCTTCGGTGCGGCAGGCGGCCCGTGCTATCGCTGTCTCTACCCCGAGTCGCCGCCCGCCGGCAGCGTACCGACCTGCGCCGAAGGGGGCGTACTGGGCGTCTTGGCCGGGATAGTCGGTGCGTTTCAAGCCAACGAAGCGCTCAAGATTCTGCTTGGGATCGGCGAGACGCTGGCGGGACGGTTGCTGCTGATCGACGCGCTGGGGGGACGCACGCGCGACGTCTGCTTCGAGCGCGATCCCAGTTGCGCGCTGTGCGGGCGAGGGCCCAGCATCACCGACGCAATCGAAACGGCGCCCGACGACGCGGCAGCGGCGCCGAGCGGAGTCGACGAGATCGAGGCCGGCGACTTGGACGCCGTCTTGAGCGACGCGACCTTGCTGGACGTTCGCGAACCGCACGAAGCCGTGCTGGGCACCATCGACGGAGCGGTAACGATGCCGGCCTCGGAGCTCGAAGCGCGCATGCACGAGCTCGACAGCGCGAAACGCTACGTGGTGGCATGCCGCGTCGGCGTCAAGTCGCTCTGGGCCGTGGGCCGGTTACGCGATGCGGGGTTCGGCCGCTTGGTGCATCTGCGCGGCGGGTTGCTGGCCTACGCGGCGCGCAACGCCGAGTTTGACTTTTTCTAAACGGTAAGAGACGTTATGCGAAGCAAGCCATTTGCGCGAACCGGCGTGGATCTGCCGGTCATCGGTCAAGGAACGTGGGACGTTCCCGAGAGCGGCCCGCGGTTAGCGCAAGCAAAAGCCGCGCTGCTGCGCGGGTTCGAACTGGGCATGACCCACGTCGATTCGGCCGAGATGTATGGCTCGGGCAAGGTCGAGGAGATCGTCGGCGAGACCATCGCCGGAATCCCGCGCGCGAAGCTCTTTCTAACGACCAAGGTGCTGCCCGGAAACGCTACCTATAAAGGAACGCTGGCAGCGGCGGAGCGCAGCTTGCGCCGGCTGCGCGTCGAGTATGTCGATCTCTATTTGCTGCACTGGCCGAGCGAGCACCCGCTCGAGGAAACGATGCGCGCGCTCGAAACGCTGGTCACGCAGGGCAAAGCTCGCTACGTCGGCGTCAGCAACTTCGACGCCGGCGAGATGCTCGAAGCCGCGGGTTACTTGCGCGACGTCGCACTGACGTGTAACCAGGTGCTCTACCACCTTCGCGAACGCGGCGCGGAGCACGACGTGATTCCGCAAGCTCGAGAGCGCGGGATCGCGGTCGTCGCGTATACGCCGTTTGGGCGCGGAGGGTTTCCGCGCCGCGAGAGCGAGCCGGGCGGCGTTCTAGATTCGGTCGCGCGCAAGCACGGCGTAACGCCGCGGCAGGTGATTCTTGCTTTCCTCACGCGCGAACCGAACGTGTTTACGATACCCAAGGCGGCTTCGGTTCCACACGTGGAAGAAAACGCCGGCGCGGGGGACCTCGTATTGGATTCCGAGGACGTCGACGCGATCGACGCGACATTTCCGCTCGGCAAGCGCGGTCCGCTGGCAACGCTATGAACGACGCCGGCGTGGGGGTCGACTACGGCGCGATCAAAGCGCGGGCGGTCGAGCGCGCGCGAAGCCTCGGCGCGTCGGCCGTGCGCGTGACCGACGCGTTTGCCGACGCAGCTTCGCGTGCTCGCATGCGCGATGCGTTTGCGCGCGGCGATTTCGCGACGTGGGGCTACGACGATACGTACGCGTCCCGTGCGAGCGATCCGGGCGAGATTTTGCCGGGCGCGCGCAGCGTCGTTTGTCTTGCCGTGCCCTATGCGACGCGATATGCAACTCGCCGCGACGTGCGCCGCGGACGCGTCTCGAACTATGCGTGGTCGGCGGATTACCATCACCGCGTGCGCGCGATGCTCGCCGACGTCGCGTCGGTTATCGATGCCGCTGCCGGAGCGCCGGTAACGGCGATCGCCTGCGACACGCGGCCGCTGGCCGAGCGCGCATTTGCGGCTCGGGCGGGCGTGGGATGGATCGGAAAGCACACCAATCTCATCGCGCCCGGATCGGGCTCCTTCGTCTTCCTCGGTGAGATCGTTACGACGCTGGCGCTGCCGCGCGACGAGCCGCTCAAAAAGAACTGCGGCAGCTGCGCGCGGTGCGTCGACGCGTGCCCTACGCGGGCACTGCGCGGCGACTACACCATCGACGCGTCGCGCTGCATCGCCGATTTGACGCAGCGCAGGGACGCCATTCCACGCGAGATGCGGTCGCTGATCGGAACGTGGGTGTGGGGCTGCGATCTGTGTCAGATCGTCTGCCCTCCGACGCAGCGCGCTGGAACGGTCGAAGACGGCGCCAGCCGTCCGCTCGACGGCAACCTGGCCGAACCCGATCTCGTATCGCTGTTGGGACTGGGCAGCGGCGAGTTCAAACGACGCTACGCCAAGACCGCCATGGGATGGCGCGGCGCCGCCGTGTTGCGGCGTAATGCGGCCGTTGCGCTCGGTAACGCCGGGGATCGCTCGACCGTGAGCGCGCTCGCTCGCGCCCTAGAACGCGATCCGCATCCGATGGTGCGCGCGCACGTGGCGTGGGCACTCGGTCGCATTGGTTCTCCCAGCGCGCTCACAGCGTTGCAACGGCGTGATGATGTGGAAGAAGATCCAAGCGTGCGCGAAGAGATTCGGGCCGCGTTACTAGACGGAGGACTCGGGGTATGCCGCACTCGCTAATGTTCAGGTTCATCGCTCGTGCGGCATACCCGCTCGTCCTCCTGGCGCTCATTGCCGGAACCTCACCGCGCGCGGTGGCGGCGCCGGATTTGCTGACGCGGATGGCGGCAGTCAATCCGAATCTGCACGCCTTTACCGCCACGATGCACGCCAACGTCGTCATGAAATCGTTTCCTTTTCTGAGTGCCTCGCTGACCGGAACGTACTATCACAAAGAGCCCGACAAAACGAAGGTGGTCTTCACGAGCGGCGTGCCGCTAATCGCCTCGCAGTTCGACAAGCTCTACGCGCACATCGAAAGCCCGTCGCAGTGGGACAGCGTCTACAACGTTAAGGTGTCGAGCGACGACGGTGCGGTGACGACGTTTCGCCTGGTACCCAAAAGGCACGGGAACGTGGATCACATCGACGCGAAGGTCGACGACGCGACGGCCACGGTGACCTCGATGCGCTGGGCATACGCCAACGGCGGCTACGCCGAAATGACCAATCACTACGGCGCCGTCGACGGGAACACGGTGGTGACGTCGCAAACGGGTCACGTCGAGGAGCCCGGCTACGTCGCCGACATCACCTCGACCATCGATCACTACGCGATCAATCCCGACCTCTCCGACTCGGTCTTTACGCAGCAATGAACACAATCGACCTGACGCGCACCCCGCTGGTGGACGGTTTCAACCGTTCGATCGAGTATTTGCGCGTCTCGGTCACCGACAAGTGCAACTTGCGGTGCGTGTATTGCATGCCCGAAGCGGGGCTCGCGTGGCTGACGCGCGACGAGATTCTCAGCTACGAGGAGATCGTGGCGATCGTCGAAGCGGCCGCGTCGGTCGGCGTTCGTGCGATTCGTCTCACCGGCGGCGAGCCGCTGCTGCGGCGCAATCTCCCGCGATTGGTCGCCGCGATAGCGCGCGTCGAAGGTATCGAAGACGTCGCGCTCTCGACCAATGCGCTGCTGTTGGAAGAACAACTGCCCGAGCTGGTCGCGGCGGGATTGCGGCGCGTCAACGTTTCGCTCGATACCCTGCGGCCGGAGCGTTTCGAAGCCATCGCACGCCGTCCGGGGCTGGATCGCGTGATGCGGGGGATCGACGCGGCCGTCGGCGCCGGCCTGACGCCGGTGAAGATCAACTGCGTCGTGATGCGCAACCAGAACGACGACGAGATCGCCGAGTTCGCCGCACTCACGCGCGACCGGCCGGTCTTCGTGCGCTTCATTGAAGTCATGCCCGTGCACGAAAACCTCGAGCTGTCGCGCGATGCGTATATCTCGTCGGACGAAATTCTCGAGCGCGTCGCTTCAATCGGACGGATCGAGCCGGTTGAGGGGCCCGGCGGAAACGGTCCGGCGCGGTACTTTGCGTTCCCAGGGGCGCCCGGAGCGGTCGGCGTGATCAGCCCGCTCTCGCACGACTACTGCGAGCGCTGTAATCGCGTCCGGCTGAGCGCCGACGGCCGGCTGCGGCTCTGCCTCTTCGGGGACTATGCGCTCGACCTGCGGGCGCCGTTACGAGCGGGGGCCGGGCGCGAGGCGATCGCCGGGCTGCTGGCCTCGGCCATGCTGATCAAGCCCGAGCGTCACCACCTGCGCTTGGGCGAGACCGCCTCTCAAATGAGAGCCTTCTCCGAAATCGGGGGGTAGCGTCACGCCGCCCGGGCGTCGAACGTTGCGGTAGTCAAAGGGGGGATCGAGTCGAGTGGACGAGGTCTACGTCCGGACCGACGAGGCGGCGATCGCGGAAGCGCGGATCGATGCCATGGTGCGCGAGTATCAAACGAAGCTCGCACGCTACGTACGCCGGATGGTAGGCGATGCCGAAGCTGCGCTCGACCTGACGCAAGACGTGTTCTTGGCGGCGTATCGCATGCTCAAAGGCGATCCGCAGCGCGAGTTGACGGCCGGGTGGCTGTATCGTGCGGCGACGAACGCGGCGATCTCGTTCATGCGGCGTAAGAAGATCCTCCGGATGCTCCCGCTCGATCGCGACGTCGATCGCGGCGAGTGGCGCATCGACGAGCGCAGTGCCGCATCGGTGGATCTGCAAGCCGCGTTGCAGCGGCTGCCGGCAGAACAATCGGCGGCGGTGCTATTGACGAGTTACGCAGGATACTCGTCGCAAGAAGCGGCGGCGATGCTGGGAACGACGGCCGATGCCGTGCGCCAGCGAGTGTGCCGCGCGATGAGGGTTCTACGAGCAACGATGACGGAGGAAACATGATCGGGGAATGCGCGCGAGCCGAGGTGCTTGCCGGCGCGGTAGCGCTGGGCGAAGCTTCGGACGCCGAACGCGAGCAATACCGGCGGCATATTGCAGCCTGCCGGCGTTGCGTCAACGCGTTCGGTGGAGAGCGCGAAATCGAGCGCACGGCGAGTGTCGTCGAGCGCGCGAGAGAGAGCGAAACGTGGCAGCCCGATCTTCGGGGCTGGATGACGGCGCGTCAGAAACGCCGCGCGATGACGTGGCGCTTCGGTCTGTCCGGCATCGCCGCGGCGATCGTCGTTTCGTTAGGTCTTCACGCGCTGATCGCGGCCAATATCTCCGTTCCGGCGCCGTCGTCGGATGCGCAGCCCACGACCGTCGCGTTCGGCGGCATGCAAGTGACGCTCGAACGCCGCCCACGGGCGACGCATCACGCAGCGCCGTCCGGGAGCGTATCGGCAGCCGCCCCGCGGCTCGAG is from Candidatus Baltobacteraceae bacterium and encodes:
- a CDS encoding aldo/keto reductase codes for the protein MRSKPFARTGVDLPVIGQGTWDVPESGPRLAQAKAALLRGFELGMTHVDSAEMYGSGKVEEIVGETIAGIPRAKLFLTTKVLPGNATYKGTLAAAERSLRRLRVEYVDLYLLHWPSEHPLEETMRALETLVTQGKARYVGVSNFDAGEMLEAAGYLRDVALTCNQVLYHLRERGAEHDVIPQARERGIAVVAYTPFGRGGFPRRESEPGGVLDSVARKHGVTPRQVILAFLTREPNVFTIPKAASVPHVEENAGAGDLVLDSEDVDAIDATFPLGKRGPLATL
- the moaA gene encoding GTP 3',8-cyclase MoaA; translation: MNTIDLTRTPLVDGFNRSIEYLRVSVTDKCNLRCVYCMPEAGLAWLTRDEILSYEEIVAIVEAAASVGVRAIRLTGGEPLLRRNLPRLVAAIARVEGIEDVALSTNALLLEEQLPELVAAGLRRVNVSLDTLRPERFEAIARRPGLDRVMRGIDAAVGAGLTPVKINCVVMRNQNDDEIAEFAALTRDRPVFVRFIEVMPVHENLELSRDAYISSDEILERVASIGRIEPVEGPGGNGPARYFAFPGAPGAVGVISPLSHDYCERCNRVRLSADGRLRLCLFGDYALDLRAPLRAGAGREAIAGLLASAMLIKPERHHLRLGETASQMRAFSEIGG
- a CDS encoding RNA polymerase sigma factor: MDEVYVRTDEAAIAEARIDAMVREYQTKLARYVRRMVGDAEAALDLTQDVFLAAYRMLKGDPQRELTAGWLYRAATNAAISFMRRKKILRMLPLDRDVDRGEWRIDERSAASVDLQAALQRLPAEQSAAVLLTSYAGYSSQEAAAMLGTTADAVRQRVCRAMRVLRATMTEET
- the queG gene encoding tRNA epoxyqueuosine(34) reductase QueG; the protein is MNDAGVGVDYGAIKARAVERARSLGASAVRVTDAFADAASRARMRDAFARGDFATWGYDDTYASRASDPGEILPGARSVVCLAVPYATRYATRRDVRRGRVSNYAWSADYHHRVRAMLADVASVIDAAAGAPVTAIACDTRPLAERAFAARAGVGWIGKHTNLIAPGSGSFVFLGEIVTTLALPRDEPLKKNCGSCARCVDACPTRALRGDYTIDASRCIADLTQRRDAIPREMRSLIGTWVWGCDLCQIVCPPTQRAGTVEDGASRPLDGNLAEPDLVSLLGLGSGEFKRRYAKTAMGWRGAAVLRRNAAVALGNAGDRSTVSALARALERDPHPMVRAHVAWALGRIGSPSALTALQRRDDVEEDPSVREEIRAALLDGGLGVCRTR